In Alloyangia pacifica, the following proteins share a genomic window:
- the ribB gene encoding 3,4-dihydroxy-2-butanone-4-phosphate synthase yields MADYENPGPVEENWKDAISSVEEIIEDARNGRMFILVDHEDRENEGDLVIPAQWATPDAINFMATHGRGLICLSMTSKRIDELGLHLMSVNNSSRHETAFTISIEAREGVTTGISAADRAKTVAVAIDASKGAADIATPGHVFPLRAKDGGVLVRAGHTEAAVDVSRLAGLNPAGVICEIMNEDGTMSRLPELVAFAQRHGLKIGTISDLIAYRRRHDNLVRVRSEEVIRSEFGGDWNMRIYTDQSHGDEHIVLTKGDISGDEPVLVRMHALDPMLDIIGTGHGGRSDEFRDSMKAVADEGRGVVVLLRDTSMKLELHDDVSPRTLRQYGLGAQILSSLGLSKMVLLTNSPTPRVVGLEAYGLEIVGTRKIGE; encoded by the coding sequence ATGGCGGACTACGAAAACCCGGGACCGGTTGAAGAAAACTGGAAAGACGCGATTTCCTCGGTCGAGGAGATCATCGAGGATGCCCGCAACGGGCGGATGTTCATCCTCGTCGACCACGAGGACCGCGAGAACGAGGGCGACCTCGTGATCCCGGCGCAATGGGCGACCCCCGACGCGATCAACTTCATGGCCACCCATGGCCGGGGCCTGATCTGCCTGTCGATGACCTCGAAGCGCATCGACGAGCTGGGCCTGCACCTGATGTCGGTCAACAACTCCTCGCGCCACGAGACGGCCTTCACCATCTCGATCGAGGCGCGCGAGGGCGTGACCACCGGCATCTCGGCTGCCGACCGGGCAAAGACCGTCGCCGTGGCCATCGACGCCTCGAAGGGCGCGGCGGACATCGCCACCCCGGGCCACGTCTTCCCGCTGCGCGCCAAGGATGGCGGCGTGCTGGTCCGCGCCGGCCACACCGAGGCCGCCGTGGACGTCTCGCGGCTCGCAGGGCTGAACCCCGCCGGCGTGATCTGCGAGATCATGAACGAGGACGGCACCATGTCGCGCCTGCCCGAGCTGGTCGCCTTCGCGCAGCGCCACGGGCTGAAGATCGGCACGATCTCGGATCTCATCGCCTACCGTCGCCGCCACGACAACCTTGTGCGCGTGCGCTCCGAAGAGGTGATCCGGTCGGAATTCGGCGGCGACTGGAACATGCGTATCTACACCGACCAGTCCCACGGCGACGAGCACATTGTGCTGACCAAGGGCGACATCTCCGGCGACGAGCCGGTGCTGGTGCGGATGCATGCGCTCGATCCGATGCTCGACATCATCGGCACCGGACATGGCGGGCGCTCGGACGAGTTCCGCGACTCGATGAAGGCTGTCGCCGATGAGGGGCGCGGCGTGGTCGTGTTGCTGCGCGACACGTCGATGAAGCTTGAGTTGCATGACGACGTCTCTCCGCGCACCCTGCGTCAATACGGGCTCGGGGCGCAGATTCTCTCGTCGCTCGGCCTGTCGAAGATGGTGCTGCTGACCAATTCGCCCACCCCGCGCGTTGTCGGGCTCGAGGCCTACGGGCTCGAGATCGTGGGCACCCGCAAGATCGGAGAGTGA
- a CDS encoding 6,7-dimethyl-8-ribityllumazine synthase, giving the protein MASNETHYTLPRAEFDRPAKILIVVAPYYKDIADELIAGAIAEIEAAGGFHEIVEVPGALEVPTAIGIAERMSNFDGYVALGCVIRGETTHYETVCNDSSRGLTLLGLQGLCIGNGILTVENYEQARVRAESAGQNKGGGAAAAALHLVALTRRWGGARKGVGFVPAQDEYQIAGASKGKHSA; this is encoded by the coding sequence ATGGCCTCGAACGAAACCCATTACACCCTGCCGCGCGCCGAGTTCGACAGGCCGGCGAAGATCCTCATCGTCGTGGCACCCTACTACAAGGATATCGCCGACGAGCTGATCGCCGGTGCCATCGCCGAGATCGAGGCGGCGGGCGGCTTCCACGAGATCGTCGAGGTCCCCGGCGCGCTGGAAGTGCCGACCGCGATCGGCATCGCCGAGCGCATGTCGAACTTCGACGGCTACGTGGCGCTCGGCTGCGTGATCCGTGGCGAGACCACCCATTACGAGACGGTCTGCAACGACAGCTCGCGCGGGCTGACGCTGCTTGGCCTGCAGGGGCTCTGCATCGGCAACGGCATCCTGACGGTCGAGAACTACGAGCAGGCGCGCGTGCGGGCCGAATCGGCCGGCCAGAACAAGGGAGGCGGAGCCGCGGCTGCAGCCTTGCATCTTGTCGCGCTGACCCGTAGGTGGGGCGGCGCCCGCAAGGGGGTGGGATTCGTGCCCGCCCAGGATGAATACCAGATCGCGGGCGCTTCCAAAGGAAAGCATAGCGCATGA
- the nusB gene encoding transcription antitermination factor NusB, translating into MTTPVPPSGNQKRRMKSASRLYAVQALYQMELSGTTAEKTMREFLDYRFGAEVEEGVELVEGDVDLFGKIVGEAVNWQGKIDQMTDRALVAKWPIDRIDPILRALFRAAGAEMVALDTPPKVVITEFIDVARAFFTDGREVQFVNAVLDHMAREAKPEAF; encoded by the coding sequence ATGACGACCCCGGTCCCCCCTTCCGGCAATCAGAAACGCCGTATGAAATCCGCATCCCGGCTCTACGCCGTGCAGGCGCTCTACCAGATGGAGCTTTCTGGCACGACGGCTGAGAAGACGATGCGTGAATTCCTCGACTACCGCTTCGGCGCGGAGGTCGAAGAGGGCGTGGAACTGGTGGAAGGGGACGTGGATCTCTTTGGCAAGATCGTCGGCGAGGCGGTCAACTGGCAGGGCAAGATCGACCAGATGACCGACCGCGCGCTGGTGGCGAAATGGCCGATCGACCGCATCGACCCGATCCTGCGCGCGCTGTTCCGCGCCGCCGGCGCCGAGATGGTGGCACTCGACACGCCGCCGAAAGTGGTGATCACCGAGTTCATCGACGTGGCCCGCGCCTTCTTCACCGACGGACGCGAGGTGCAATTCGTCAACGCGGTGCTCGACCACATGGCGCGCGAGGCGAAGCCCGAGGCGTTCTGA
- a CDS encoding MmcB family DNA repair protein, with amino-acid sequence MSILSETPMMPGQLLARGVCRHLASLGFAPVEEFVPERGRRVDVMALGPKGEIWVVECKSSRADYMSDGKWQGYLDWCDRYFWAVDELFPTDLLPEGTGLIIADAYDAEILRMAPETKLSGARRNALIRRFAAHAARRLQALRDPEARLGAWG; translated from the coding sequence ATGAGCATCCTGAGCGAAACCCCGATGATGCCCGGCCAGCTGCTGGCCCGTGGCGTCTGTCGTCACCTTGCCAGCCTCGGCTTCGCGCCGGTCGAGGAATTCGTGCCTGAGCGCGGCCGCCGGGTCGACGTGATGGCGCTGGGGCCAAAGGGCGAGATCTGGGTGGTGGAATGCAAGAGCAGCCGCGCCGATTACATGTCTGACGGCAAGTGGCAGGGCTATCTCGACTGGTGCGACCGCTATTTCTGGGCTGTGGACGAGCTGTTCCCGACCGACCTGCTGCCCGAGGGCACGGGCCTCATCATCGCCGATGCCTATGATGCGGAGATCCTTCGCATGGCGCCCGAGACGAAGCTCAGCGGCGCGCGGCGCAACGCGCTGATCCGGCGCTTTGCCGCCCATGCGGCGCGGCGGCTGCAGGCGCTGCGCGACCCCGAGGCGCGGCTCGGCGCCTGGGGGTAA
- a CDS encoding DUF6324 family protein, with the protein MGINTERDIEANLQIGPTDQGMVRLYIYAGDLEIPMDFDPEEAEEIAEELRAAAATARKVKR; encoded by the coding sequence ATGGGGATCAACACCGAACGCGACATCGAAGCCAACCTGCAGATCGGTCCGACCGACCAGGGCATGGTACGTCTCTACATTTACGCCGGCGATCTCGAGATCCCGATGGATTTCGATCCCGAGGAAGCCGAGGAGATCGCCGAGGAGCTGCGCGCCGCCGCTGCCACCGCGCGCAAGGTCAAGCGCTGA
- a CDS encoding GNAT family N-acetyltransferase — MSTLHATRETIKLKPYAAEDRAWLVRQHAELYARDEGFDDSFGPLVESILRDFEAAHDPARERGWIAWDGEARLGSIFCVDGGAREGESLAKLRLFLLLPEARGRGLGQRLLETCMGFARDVGYARMTLWTHESHHAACALYAKNGFSLVSSVPVTSFGVPLVEQHWERAI, encoded by the coding sequence ATGTCCACGTTGCACGCGACGCGAGAGACCATCAAGCTGAAGCCCTACGCTGCCGAGGATCGGGCCTGGCTGGTGCGCCAGCACGCCGAGCTCTACGCGCGCGACGAGGGGTTCGACGACAGCTTCGGCCCGCTTGTGGAGAGCATCCTGCGGGATTTCGAGGCGGCGCATGACCCGGCGCGCGAGCGGGGGTGGATCGCCTGGGACGGGGAGGCCCGGCTCGGCAGCATTTTCTGCGTCGACGGGGGCGCGCGAGAGGGCGAGTCGCTGGCCAAGCTGCGGCTCTTCCTGCTGCTGCCGGAGGCGCGGGGCAGGGGACTCGGCCAGCGCCTGCTCGAGACCTGCATGGGATTCGCGCGTGACGTAGGGTACGCGCGGATGACGCTCTGGACCCATGAAAGCCACCACGCCGCCTGCGCGCTCTATGCCAAGAACGGGTTTTCTCTTGTGTCCTCGGTACCTGTGACCAGCTTCGGGGTGCCGC